One Mycoavidus sp. B2-EB genomic region harbors:
- a CDS encoding 6-carboxytetrahydropterin synthase, with amino-acid sequence MLTITRKLEFDAGHRIPDHRSLCCNLHGHRYVLEITLEGEPILTEGAPDRGMVMDFAQVKALALAHLVEHWDHAFLVYAGDTPVRDFLATLPNHKTVVLEHIPTVENLARIAFDRLTAAYNHHYGAELQLKRVRLYETPNCWAEVERSVHSSATSI; translated from the coding sequence GTGTTAACAATCACTCGCAAACTTGAATTTGATGCTGGCCACCGGATCCCAGACCACCGTAGCTTATGCTGTAATTTACATGGGCATCGTTATGTACTTGAAATTACGCTAGAGGGCGAGCCCATTCTTACTGAAGGTGCGCCCGACCGCGGTATGGTGATGGATTTTGCACAGGTGAAAGCGCTCGCTCTTGCGCACTTGGTTGAGCACTGGGATCATGCTTTTTTAGTGTACGCTGGCGATACGCCAGTACGGGATTTTCTGGCAACGCTGCCCAACCACAAAACCGTTGTCCTTGAGCATATCCCAACCGTCGAAAATCTTGCGCGGATTGCTTTTGATCGGCTTACTGCCGCATATAACCATCACTATGGCGCAGAATTACAACTTAAACGGGTGCGTTTATATGAAACGCCAAATTGTTGGGCAGAGGTTGAGCGCTCAGTTCATTCAAGCGCTACCTCAATTTAA
- a CDS encoding rod shape-determining protein, producing the protein MFGFLRSYFSNDLAIDLGTANTLIYMRGKGIVLDEPSVVAIRQEGGPNGKKTIQAVGKEAKQMLGKVPGNIEAIRPMKDGVIADFTVTEQMIKQFIKMAHESRMLSPSPRIIICVPCGSTQVERRAIKEAAHGAGASQVYLIEEPMAAAIGAGLPVSEATGSMVVDIGGGTTEVGVISLGGIVYKGSVRVGGDKFDEAIVNYIRRNYGMLIGEQTAETIKKQIGSAFPGSEVKEMEVKGRNLSEGIPRSFTVSSNEVLEALTEPLNQIVSQVKIALEQTPPELGADVAERGMMLTGGGALLHDIDRLLAEETGLPVLIGEDPLTCVVRGSGMALERMDKLGSIFSHD; encoded by the coding sequence ATGTTTGGTTTTCTACGTAGTTACTTTTCTAATGACCTGGCGATTGATCTAGGTACCGCCAATACCCTGATTTATATGCGCGGTAAAGGTATTGTCTTAGATGAGCCATCAGTGGTGGCGATTCGCCAAGAAGGTGGGCCGAATGGCAAAAAAACCATTCAGGCGGTTGGCAAAGAGGCTAAACAAATGCTAGGCAAGGTGCCTGGCAATATTGAGGCCATTCGCCCCATGAAAGACGGCGTGATCGCAGATTTCACGGTCACTGAGCAGATGATAAAACAATTCATCAAAATGGCGCATGAATCACGCATGTTATCGCCGTCGCCGCGCATCATTATCTGTGTCCCATGCGGCTCAACCCAGGTTGAGCGTCGCGCGATTAAAGAAGCTGCCCATGGTGCCGGCGCGTCGCAAGTTTATTTGATTGAAGAGCCCATGGCCGCGGCGATTGGCGCAGGCTTGCCGGTTTCTGAGGCCACCGGTTCGATGGTGGTCGATATTGGCGGCGGTACGACCGAGGTTGGTGTGATTTCGCTGGGTGGTATTGTATATAAAGGATCAGTGCGGGTTGGCGGTGATAAATTCGATGAAGCCATTGTCAATTATATTCGGCGCAATTACGGCATGTTAATTGGCGAGCAAACGGCAGAAACCATTAAAAAGCAAATTGGCTCGGCTTTTCCGGGTTCTGAAGTCAAAGAAATGGAAGTTAAAGGGCGTAATTTGTCTGAGGGTATTCCTCGCAGCTTCACCGTCTCTAGTAATGAAGTGCTTGAAGCGCTCACTGAGCCGCTCAATCAAATTGTTTCGCAGGTCAAAATTGCACTCGAGCAAACGCCGCCAGAATTGGGCGCAGATGTGGCCGAGCGCGGCATGATGCTAACCGGTGGCGGGGCGCTGTTACATGATATTGACCGTCTGTTAGCTGAAGAGACTGGCTTGCCGGTTCTGATTGGTGAGGACCCGTTGACCTGTGTGGTACGCGGTTCAGGCATGGCGTTAGAACGGATGGATAAGCTGGGCAGCATTTTTTCGCATGATTAA
- the mreD gene encoding rod shape-determining protein MreD: MNRLHHILLPVSPVFIALSLAAAFVLNLLPWGRLIGMPDFVALVVLFWNIHQPRKVGMGISFALGLLMDVHDASLFGEHALAYTLLSYGAIMIHRRVLWFSLLGQALHVLPLLLLAQIVPFTIRLMTGAAFPGWGYLIDGLVEAALWPVASLLLLAPQKRSAHNDDTRPI, encoded by the coding sequence ATGAATCGTTTGCATCACATTTTGTTGCCAGTGAGTCCGGTATTTATTGCATTGAGCCTGGCGGCGGCTTTTGTTTTAAATCTGCTGCCTTGGGGGCGGTTGATAGGCATGCCCGATTTTGTTGCTTTGGTCGTCCTGTTTTGGAATATCCATCAGCCGCGTAAAGTGGGTATGGGGATTTCCTTTGCATTGGGCTTATTAATGGATGTACACGACGCCAGCTTGTTTGGAGAGCATGCGCTAGCCTATACGCTACTTTCATATGGCGCGATTATGATCCATCGTCGAGTATTGTGGTTTTCTCTGCTGGGCCAGGCGCTGCATGTATTGCCCTTGCTCCTGCTAGCGCAAATTGTGCCATTTACGATTCGTTTAATGACCGGCGCCGCTTTTCCGGGATGGGGATATTTGATAGATGGTTTAGTTGAAGCCGCGCTTTGGCCAGTCGCAAGCTTGCTGCTGCTCGCCCCGCAAAAACGTTCCGCTCACAACGATGATACGCGTCCAATATGA
- the rodA gene encoding rod shape-determining protein RodA, with translation MLIETYSKRIKPFFTGFDRTFVLFVVLLIAVGILTLYSASFNMPGRVQDQLRNVLLTFVLMWGIANLSPQILMRLAVPLYTVGISLLIAVALFGLVRKGAQRWINIGIVVQPSEIMKIAMPLMLAWYYQRRESALRWYDHIAALALLAIPVGLIAKQPDLGTAVLVFAAGFFVIYLAGLSFKLILPILLAVTIAAGSLIAFEHKICQPQTQWPLLHDYQKHRICTLLDPTTDPLGKGFHTIQAVIAIGSGGIFGKGWLKGTQAHLEFIPERHTDFIFAVYAEEFGLVGSIALLLLYLCLIVRGLYVAANGATLFARLLAGSLTLSFFTYAFVNIGMVIGLLPVVGVPLPFMSYGGTALVTLGIAVGLVLSMGRQKRLIQS, from the coding sequence ATGTTGATTGAAACTTACTCAAAACGCATTAAACCGTTTTTCACCGGTTTTGATCGGACTTTTGTCCTTTTTGTTGTGCTGTTAATTGCAGTTGGCATACTGACTTTATATAGCGCAAGTTTTAATATGCCGGGACGCGTACAAGACCAACTGCGTAATGTCTTATTAACCTTTGTTCTAATGTGGGGAATTGCCAATTTATCGCCACAAATATTAATGCGTTTGGCGGTTCCCTTGTACACGGTGGGCATTAGTTTACTGATTGCTGTCGCGCTATTCGGTTTGGTGCGCAAAGGCGCACAGCGCTGGATTAATATTGGGATTGTGGTTCAGCCCTCCGAAATCATGAAAATCGCCATGCCATTGATGTTGGCGTGGTATTACCAACGGCGTGAGAGTGCGCTGCGTTGGTACGATCATATTGCAGCATTGGCACTGCTTGCCATCCCCGTCGGTTTGATCGCTAAGCAACCGGACTTGGGTACAGCCGTGCTGGTTTTTGCCGCCGGATTTTTTGTGATTTATTTGGCCGGTCTGAGCTTTAAATTAATTTTGCCGATCTTGCTGGCGGTGACGATTGCGGCGGGTTCGTTGATTGCATTTGAGCATAAAATCTGCCAGCCGCAAACACAATGGCCCCTATTGCATGACTACCAAAAGCATCGTATTTGCACATTGCTTGATCCAACCACAGATCCGCTTGGCAAAGGTTTTCATACGATTCAAGCCGTCATTGCGATTGGCTCAGGGGGCATCTTTGGCAAGGGCTGGCTAAAAGGGACTCAAGCCCATCTCGAATTTATTCCTGAGCGGCATACAGATTTTATTTTTGCCGTGTATGCAGAAGAATTTGGCCTGGTTGGCAGTATTGCGCTGCTCTTATTGTATTTATGCCTGATTGTGCGCGGATTATATGTTGCCGCGAATGGCGCGACGCTTTTTGCTCGTTTATTGGCAGGCTCGCTTACGTTAAGCTTTTTCACCTATGCGTTTGTTAACATTGGCATGGTGATTGGTTTATTACCCGTAGTTGGCGTGCCGCTGCCATTCATGAGCTACGGTGGAACTGCCTTGGTTACGCTGGGTATTGCGGTGGGTTTAGTCCTGAGTATGGGGCGGCAAAAACGTCTAATCCAGAGTTAA
- the mrdA gene encoding penicillin-binding protein 2 gives MPDFKDTEQQLQHFRLRVAAAALFVFLCFALLAARFLYLQIWRYGQYSLQADENRISVAPMVPRRGVIADRNGIVLAQNYSAYTLEITPAKINGTLDEVINSLSQIVVVDARDRRRFKKLLEDSKNFESLPLRIRLSDTEVARFTAQRFRFPGVEVRIRWLRQYPLGATAAHVIGYIGRLSQRDQERIRNASDLNDSGVRAYDPRLDMDNYKGTDHIGKIGVEQSYETELHGQTGFEEVEVTAGGRPVRTLSRSQSIAGNNLMLSLDISLQQIAEQAFAGRRGALVAIEPATGDVLAFVSAPSFDPNAFVDGIDQQTWDELNTSTDRPLLNRPLQGAYPPGSTYKPFVALAGLALGKRTPQWGFQDPGFYTLAGHTFRDDVPGGHGWVDMYRSIVQSCDTYYYMLARDLGVNAMADFMAPWGFGQLTGIDIEGEMRGVLPSTHWKKKAYHRRPDLQRWYDGDTISLGIGQGYNSFTTLQLAHATATLANDGVVMKPHLVKTIEHPRTHETRLTVPSASYQINVNQKDIDFIKRAMVGVMTQGTAANAFRGASYQAAGKTGTAQVFSLQGAKYRAHTLAEHRRDHALFVAYAPADKPTIALAVVVENGGWGAQAAAPIARKVLDYYLVERFKPKANAAAMPALPGAVSEKPVIQ, from the coding sequence ATGCCTGACTTTAAAGATACTGAACAGCAGTTGCAGCACTTTCGCCTGCGTGTGGCGGCGGCGGCGCTGTTTGTATTTCTGTGTTTTGCCCTGTTGGCGGCGCGTTTTCTATATTTGCAGATTTGGCGCTACGGACAATATTCGCTACAGGCAGATGAAAACCGCATCTCGGTCGCGCCTATGGTGCCAAGGCGAGGGGTTATTGCTGACCGCAATGGTATTGTATTAGCCCAAAATTATTCTGCTTATACGCTCGAAATTACCCCGGCAAAAATTAATGGTACGCTAGATGAGGTGATAAATAGCCTATCGCAAATTGTGGTGGTTGACGCGCGCGACCGACGCCGCTTTAAAAAGCTGTTAGAAGATTCAAAAAACTTTGAAAGTCTGCCTCTGCGTATCCGCCTTTCGGATACGGAAGTTGCGCGTTTCACAGCACAACGCTTTCGGTTTCCAGGCGTTGAGGTGCGTATTCGCTGGTTACGCCAATACCCGCTTGGCGCCACTGCAGCGCATGTAATTGGTTATATTGGTCGGCTCTCGCAGCGTGACCAGGAGCGCATTCGAAACGCGAGCGACCTGAATGATAGCGGGGTTAGAGCTTATGACCCGCGGCTTGATATGGACAATTATAAAGGCACCGACCATATCGGCAAAATTGGTGTTGAACAGAGTTATGAGACTGAGTTACACGGCCAGACGGGTTTTGAAGAGGTCGAAGTGACCGCGGGCGGACGCCCGGTGCGGACTTTGTCGCGCAGCCAATCCATCGCTGGCAATAACCTGATGCTCTCGTTAGATATTAGTTTGCAGCAAATTGCAGAGCAAGCTTTTGCCGGCCGGCGCGGGGCGCTCGTGGCGATTGAGCCAGCTACGGGCGATGTATTGGCTTTTGTTTCCGCTCCTAGCTTCGATCCAAATGCGTTTGTTGATGGGATAGATCAGCAAACGTGGGATGAATTAAATACCTCAACCGATCGTCCACTGTTAAATCGCCCATTGCAGGGGGCTTATCCGCCGGGTTCAACCTATAAGCCATTTGTTGCCCTCGCTGGGTTAGCTTTGGGCAAACGCACTCCGCAGTGGGGTTTTCAGGATCCTGGTTTTTATACTCTGGCGGGCCATACCTTCCGCGATGATGTGCCAGGTGGCCATGGCTGGGTGGATATGTATCGCTCGATTGTGCAATCATGCGACACTTATTACTATATGTTGGCGCGTGATCTGGGCGTGAATGCAATGGCCGACTTTATGGCGCCATGGGGTTTTGGGCAGTTAACCGGGATTGATATTGAAGGTGAGATGAGAGGTGTCTTGCCTTCGACCCACTGGAAAAAGAAAGCGTACCACCGACGCCCTGACCTACAACGATGGTACGACGGTGACACAATCAGCTTAGGAATTGGGCAAGGGTATAACTCATTTACTACGTTGCAACTGGCTCATGCAACTGCGACTCTAGCCAATGATGGCGTGGTGATGAAGCCCCATTTGGTAAAAACCATCGAACATCCGCGGACTCATGAAACCCGTCTGACAGTGCCAAGTGCGAGCTACCAAATCAATGTGAATCAGAAAGATATTGATTTTATTAAGCGCGCTATGGTTGGCGTGATGACGCAAGGAACCGCGGCAAATGCTTTTAGAGGAGCAAGCTACCAAGCGGCTGGCAAGACGGGTACTGCACAAGTCTTTTCATTGCAAGGTGCAAAATATCGTGCGCATACGTTAGCCGAGCATCGGCGCGATCATGCCTTATTTGTGGCTTACGCTCCTGCTGACAAGCCAACCATTGCGCTTGCGGTAGTCGTTGAAAATGGCGGCTGGGGGGCGCAGGCTGCCGCACCTATTGCCCGTAAGGTGCTTGATTATTATTTGGTAGAGCGTTTCAAACCAAAGGCCAACGCCGCTGCAATGCCGGCTCTGCCAGGTGCTGTGTCTGAAAAACCGGTCATCCAATAA
- the gatC gene encoding Asp-tRNA(Asn)/Glu-tRNA(Gln) amidotransferase subunit GatC — translation MALTLIDVKKIAQLARLELAAGEDERTLIELNDFFDLVAQMQLVNTDGIEPLAHPIEQIQDAHLRLRADTVTEIPARDEYQRNAPAIQDGLYLVPKVIE, via the coding sequence ATGGCTTTGACCTTAATAGATGTTAAAAAAATCGCTCAGCTCGCGCGCCTGGAGCTCGCTGCCGGCGAAGATGAGCGTACGCTGATAGAGCTTAATGATTTTTTTGATTTGGTGGCCCAAATGCAATTGGTTAATACAGATGGGATTGAACCGCTGGCTCATCCAATCGAGCAAATTCAAGATGCTCACTTGCGTTTGCGTGCCGATACAGTAACCGAAATCCCAGCGCGCGATGAATATCAGCGTAACGCACCAGCCATACAAGATGGCCTTTATCTAGTCCCTAAAGTAATCGAATAA
- the queE gene encoding 7-carboxy-7-deazaguanine synthase: MASYSIKEIFYTLQGEGINAGRPAVFCRFAGCNLWSGREQNRAQAVCRFCDTDFVGTDGEKGGKYKNAASLVAQISALWPSDARHRLVVCTGGEPLLQLDDDLIQALHAAHFEIALETNGTLPIPAGIDWICVSPKADAPLVVTQGHELKVVVPQANQQLLAYESLDFEHFLVQPMDNAARALNTQFAIDWCKQHPRWRLSIQTHKYLNIP; the protein is encoded by the coding sequence ATGGCTTCTTATTCGATTAAAGAAATTTTTTATACATTGCAAGGCGAAGGCATTAATGCCGGTCGTCCTGCTGTATTTTGCCGCTTTGCGGGTTGTAATTTATGGTCTGGCCGCGAGCAAAATCGCGCCCAAGCGGTTTGCCGCTTTTGTGATACGGATTTTGTTGGGACAGATGGCGAAAAGGGTGGGAAATATAAAAATGCCGCGTCATTAGTCGCTCAAATTTCTGCTCTCTGGCCATCAGATGCAAGGCATCGCTTGGTTGTCTGTACTGGCGGGGAACCCTTACTCCAGCTTGATGATGATTTAATCCAAGCGCTGCATGCCGCACACTTTGAAATTGCGCTTGAAACCAATGGCACGCTACCGATACCCGCCGGCATTGATTGGATTTGCGTTAGCCCCAAAGCAGACGCACCATTAGTCGTGACGCAGGGCCATGAGCTAAAAGTTGTGGTGCCGCAGGCTAATCAGCAACTTTTAGCTTATGAGTCACTCGATTTCGAGCATTTTTTGGTGCAACCTATGGATAATGCTGCGCGCGCATTGAATACGCAATTTGCGATCGATTGGTGTAAACAGCATCCGCGCTGGCGCTTATCGATACAAACCCACAAATATTTAAACATCCCTTAA
- the gatB gene encoding Asp-tRNA(Asn)/Glu-tRNA(Gln) amidotransferase subunit GatB — MMQWEATIGLETHAQLACASKIFSGAATQFGMPPNTQASVIDLALPGVLPVMNRAAAELAIRFGLAIEGAITPRSIFERKHYFYPDLPKGYQISQCKLPVVQGGTLTFHVPAQEKTKQAAYQKTIHLTRAHLEEDAGKSLHEDFSEMTGIDLNRAGTPLLEIVTEPELHSAAEALAYAKTLHALVVWLGVCDGNMQEGSFRCDANVSVRPVNQPELGTRTEIKNLNSFRFLEEAINYEIRRQIELIEDGGTVKQETRLYDPERRETRPMRSKEDAHDYRYFPDPDLMPLVIDTAWIEQVRSTLPELPAAMQKRLIEQYGLTCYDADVLTSSNALAAYYEAVVAQICVLQKQAVIEPNLAKAAAHWAMGELSSQLKRDNIEICACPVSAMQLARLLVRIADGTISNKLAKEVFQTIWDEKPNDEQAADRIIEAKGLKQISDTSELDAIIDAVLVAHAKSVEEFRAGKEKAFNALVGQAMKATRGKANPQQVNEILKRKLV; from the coding sequence ATGATGCAATGGGAAGCCACGATTGGCCTTGAAACACATGCGCAACTAGCCTGCGCGTCAAAGATTTTTTCTGGTGCTGCAACGCAATTTGGGATGCCCCCCAATACGCAGGCTAGCGTTATAGATCTAGCCTTACCTGGTGTTTTGCCAGTCATGAACCGAGCGGCAGCTGAGCTCGCGATTCGCTTTGGCCTGGCAATCGAGGGCGCGATTACGCCTCGGAGTATTTTTGAGCGCAAGCATTACTTTTATCCGGACCTGCCCAAAGGCTATCAAATTAGCCAGTGCAAACTTCCTGTCGTACAGGGCGGCACACTGACCTTCCACGTTCCCGCACAAGAAAAAACCAAGCAAGCCGCCTATCAGAAAACCATTCACTTGACCCGCGCGCATCTTGAAGAAGATGCAGGAAAATCATTACACGAAGATTTTTCTGAGATGACCGGCATTGATTTAAATCGCGCTGGCACACCCTTACTCGAAATTGTGACTGAACCTGAATTACATAGTGCAGCCGAAGCGCTTGCCTATGCTAAAACCTTACACGCACTAGTGGTATGGCTTGGCGTGTGCGACGGCAACATGCAGGAAGGATCATTCCGTTGCGACGCTAATGTATCGGTGCGCCCAGTCAACCAACCAGAACTCGGCACGCGCACGGAAATCAAAAATCTAAACTCTTTCCGCTTTTTGGAAGAAGCCATTAATTACGAAATCAGACGCCAAATCGAGTTAATCGAAGATGGGGGCACCGTTAAACAGGAAACCCGTTTATACGATCCAGAGCGGCGTGAGACACGTCCGATGCGCAGCAAAGAAGATGCACATGATTATCGCTATTTTCCTGACCCAGATTTAATGCCACTGGTGATCGATACCGCGTGGATCGAACAGGTGCGCAGCACATTACCGGAATTGCCGGCCGCAATGCAAAAACGCCTGATTGAACAATATGGGCTGACCTGCTATGACGCCGATGTGCTGACTTCGTCAAACGCGCTGGCCGCCTATTACGAAGCCGTTGTTGCACAAATTTGCGTATTACAGAAACAAGCCGTGATTGAGCCGAATTTAGCCAAAGCGGCGGCCCATTGGGCGATGGGCGAACTCAGCTCACAGCTTAAGCGTGACAACATTGAAATCTGTGCTTGCCCAGTCTCGGCCATGCAACTCGCGCGGCTACTTGTGCGCATTGCCGACGGGACGATTTCCAATAAACTTGCGAAAGAGGTATTCCAGACCATTTGGGATGAAAAACCTAACGATGAACAAGCGGCAGACCGCATCATTGAAGCCAAAGGGCTCAAGCAAATCTCTGATACCAGCGAGCTCGATGCAATCATAGATGCAGTACTGGTAGCCCATGCAAAGTCAGTTGAGGAATTTCGCGCGGGCAAAGAAAAAGCGTTCAATGCATTAGTCGGGCAAGCGATGAAAGCCACCCGCGGTAAGGCTAATCCACAACAGGTCAATGAGATTTTAAAACGAAAATTGGTCTGA
- the mreC gene encoding rod shape-determining protein MreC: MEYSPPPLFKQGPSAFARLIIFVTLALGLLICDARYRTLEALRQMIGIGLYPLQRVALAPRDLVRGISGFFVMRTTLQAENQELKTRNLKLALQALQAVQLGSENAHLRALLQFEQRETMGVVLAEIQYDAHDPFTQKVVIDRGLRQGIQAGAPVVNEEGVIGQVTRVYPLQAEVTLLTDKDQAVPVQLVRTGVRSIIYGTPRGDLLELRYIPVSTDIQVDDQLVTSGLDGVFPPGLPVARVLQVDRQDGAEFARVICVPYTPVRGARQLLVLHYEDPPPLELNDAAHNGFKNTAKATGDNSQVKAKATRNTVPTEPIKPRKNTKSSINAKSPQQNSSAPDTTSKDSQ, translated from the coding sequence ATGGAATATAGTCCGCCGCCACTTTTCAAGCAGGGGCCGTCGGCATTTGCGCGGCTTATCATTTTCGTTACGTTAGCACTCGGGCTGTTGATTTGCGATGCCCGCTATCGTACGCTTGAGGCGCTACGTCAAATGATTGGGATTGGTCTTTATCCATTGCAACGCGTAGCGCTTGCGCCGCGTGATTTGGTGCGCGGCATCTCGGGCTTCTTCGTCATGCGTACGACGTTGCAGGCTGAAAATCAGGAACTCAAAACGCGCAACCTAAAACTCGCGCTACAAGCACTGCAAGCCGTTCAACTCGGCTCTGAGAATGCCCATCTACGTGCTTTGCTGCAATTTGAACAACGCGAAACCATGGGCGTGGTGTTAGCTGAGATTCAATATGATGCGCACGATCCTTTTACGCAAAAAGTGGTGATTGACCGTGGTTTGCGGCAGGGGATACAAGCGGGTGCGCCAGTGGTTAATGAAGAAGGTGTGATTGGTCAAGTAACGCGTGTCTACCCGCTGCAAGCTGAGGTTACCTTATTGACTGACAAAGACCAAGCGGTGCCAGTGCAATTGGTGCGTACTGGGGTAAGAAGCATTATTTATGGGACGCCGCGTGGCGATTTGCTTGAATTGCGCTATATTCCGGTCAGCACGGATATTCAAGTGGATGATCAATTAGTGACAAGCGGTCTGGACGGAGTTTTCCCGCCGGGCTTGCCAGTGGCGAGAGTCTTGCAAGTTGATCGTCAAGACGGGGCTGAATTCGCGCGTGTCATCTGCGTACCGTATACTCCAGTCCGTGGTGCGCGCCAGTTACTCGTACTGCATTATGAGGACCCGCCCCCGCTGGAATTAAATGACGCGGCGCATAATGGATTCAAAAATACTGCAAAAGCAACCGGCGACAACTCGCAGGTTAAAGCTAAAGCAACCCGTAATACGGTCCCAACGGAACCGATTAAGCCGCGCAAAAATACAAAATCGTCCATAAACGCTAAAAGCCCGCAGCAAAATTCTTCTGCGCCAGATACAACAAGCAAGGATTCGCAATGA
- the gatA gene encoding Asp-tRNA(Asn)/Glu-tRNA(Gln) amidotransferase subunit GatA gives MHQKNLAELRLALDTKAVSAVELAQHFLARIEAANALNALLEVNPEATLAAATQADVSIAHGHAGPLTGIPIAHKDVFVTRDWKSTAGSNMLAHYVSPFDATVVERLAKAGMVCVGKTNMDEFGMGSSTENSFFGLTQNPWDLAAVPGGSSGGSAAAVAARLVSAATGSDTGGSIRQPAAFTGVTGIKPTYGRISRYGMIAFASSLDQAGPIAVSAADCALLLNALAGFDPRDSTSLAHETEDFNRYLGHAWNPQAHPSQSATTGQTQEPPNLKGLRIGLPKEYFSAGLAAEVRSALETALKVYESLGATLVEISLPKTELSIPVYYVLASAEASSNFSRFDGVRYGHRAAHYRDLTDLYQKTRTEGFGAEVKRRILVGTYVLSHGYYDAYYVQAQKIRRLIAQDFQQGFAQCDVMMGPVSPTVAWNLGEKTDDPLHMYLADIYTLSISLAGLPGMSIPCGFGQNTHSSRPVGLQIIGNYFSEARMLQIAHAFQQVTDWHTRMPEGV, from the coding sequence ATGCATCAAAAGAATTTAGCTGAACTGCGCTTGGCGCTCGATACCAAAGCCGTGTCGGCGGTCGAACTCGCGCAGCATTTTTTAGCGCGCATTGAGGCCGCCAATGCACTTAACGCCTTGCTTGAGGTTAACCCAGAAGCTACGCTTGCCGCCGCAACCCAAGCCGATGTATCCATCGCGCACGGACACGCGGGACCCCTAACCGGCATCCCCATTGCACACAAAGATGTCTTTGTAACCCGTGACTGGAAATCCACCGCTGGCTCAAACATGCTCGCGCACTATGTCAGCCCATTCGATGCCACCGTGGTTGAACGGCTCGCTAAGGCTGGCATGGTTTGTGTTGGCAAAACCAACATGGATGAATTCGGCATGGGTTCCTCCACAGAAAACTCCTTTTTTGGTTTGACTCAAAACCCATGGGATCTTGCGGCTGTGCCAGGCGGTTCATCCGGCGGCTCTGCCGCTGCAGTCGCAGCGCGGTTAGTGAGTGCCGCCACCGGCAGCGATACCGGCGGCTCGATTCGCCAACCTGCCGCATTCACTGGCGTCACTGGCATTAAACCAACCTATGGCCGGATTTCACGATACGGCATGATCGCCTTTGCTTCCTCATTAGATCAAGCAGGCCCAATCGCTGTCAGTGCAGCAGACTGCGCGCTTCTCCTAAATGCGCTAGCGGGCTTTGATCCACGTGACTCAACCAGCCTAGCGCATGAGACCGAAGACTTTAACCGCTATCTTGGACACGCCTGGAACCCTCAAGCTCATCCGAGTCAATCCGCCACAACTGGGCAAACGCAAGAGCCACCCAACTTGAAAGGGTTACGTATCGGTCTACCCAAAGAATATTTTAGTGCGGGGTTAGCCGCGGAGGTACGCTCTGCGCTTGAGACTGCGCTCAAGGTATATGAATCATTAGGGGCCACTCTGGTTGAGATTTCGTTGCCCAAAACCGAGCTTTCGATTCCGGTGTATTACGTGCTGGCTTCGGCGGAAGCTTCTTCTAATTTTTCACGCTTTGATGGCGTACGCTACGGCCATCGCGCGGCCCACTACCGCGACCTCACCGATTTATATCAAAAAACGCGAACAGAAGGATTCGGCGCTGAGGTTAAACGACGTATTCTAGTTGGCACCTATGTGTTATCGCATGGTTATTACGATGCGTATTATGTCCAGGCGCAGAAAATCCGTCGTCTTATCGCTCAAGATTTTCAACAAGGCTTTGCTCAATGCGACGTTATGATGGGCCCGGTCTCACCTACCGTCGCCTGGAATCTGGGCGAAAAAACCGATGATCCGCTGCACATGTATCTGGCTGATATTTACACCTTATCAATCAGTTTAGCGGGCTTGCCGGGCATGAGCATCCCCTGCGGTTTTGGGCAGAACACTCATAGCTCAAGGCCGGTTGGTCTACAAATTATTGGCAACTATTTTAGCGAAGCGCGCATGTTACAAATTGCGCACGCCTTTCAGCAAGTGACAGACTGGCACACCCGTATGCCAGAGGGAGTTTAA